A stretch of Microtus pennsylvanicus isolate mMicPen1 chromosome 5, mMicPen1.hap1, whole genome shotgun sequence DNA encodes these proteins:
- the LOC142851183 gene encoding antiviral innate immune response effector IFIT1-like produces the protein MGENAGADQVKENLLQLSCHFTWSLLFEDADIPDLEMRISEEVEFLDIMSPVRMHNLLAYVRHRKGQHEEALQSLREAEALIQKEPLDKKMLVTWGNCAWVHYHMGSFAEAQSYLDKVENTCKEFERAFRYRIECAEMDCEEGWALLKCGGRNYRRALACFAKALEAEPENPEYNTGYAVAAYREDNDDNNVSLEPLRKAVRLNLADPYLKVYLALKLQSVGENDEAERHIEKALSSESCRTYVFRHAAKYYRNKGCIDQALQLLKEALASSGESGYLHFQIGLCYKQQMIQLKTEPGEQGSMEEKAQLAISEFQKTVDLRPTFEMAYVCMAEVQAEIRQYEEAEANFQIALSMPNLRGHLKQDIHFRYGRYQLFHQKSEDMAITHYLKGLKIEEPSYAWRKLLIALEKVADKRIKKEVRLVESVSLLGLVHKLKGNMQESLMYYEKALRLTGEMNPEF, from the exons ATGGG agagaatgctggtgcTGATCAGGTCAAGGAGAATCTCCTTCAGCTGAGCTGTCACTTCACGTGGAGCTTGCTGTTTGAAGACGCTGACATACCTGATTTGGAAATGAGAATCTCGGAGGAGGTCGAGTTCCTAGACATCATGAGCCCAGTGAGGATGCACAACCTCCTGGCCTATGTGAGACACCGGAAAGGCCAGCATGAGGAAGCCCTGCAGAGCCTGAGAGAAGCAGAAGCCTTGATCCAGAAAGAGCCATTGGACAAGAAAATGCTGGTGACCTGGGGCAACTGTGCCTGGGTGCATTACCACATGGGCAGCTTTGCAGAAGCCCAGAGCTACCTGGACAAGGTGGAGAATACTTGCAAGGAATTTGAAAGAGCCTTCCGCTACAGGATCGAGTGTGCCGAGATGGACTGTGAAGAAGGCTGGGCCTTGCTGAAGTGTGGAGGACGGAATTATAGACGAGCCCTGGCCTGCTTTGCAAAAGCTCTGGAAGCTGAGCCTGAAAACCCCGAATACAACACTGGCTATGCTGTCGCCGCGTATCGTGAAGACAATGATGACAATAATGTGTCTCTGGAACCCCTGAGGAAGGCTGTCAGGTTAAATCTGGCAGATCCATATCTTAAAGTTTATCTTGCTCTGAAACTTCAGAGTGTAGGAGAAAATGATGAAGCAGAAAGACACATTGAAAAAGCCCTCAGTAGCGAGTCATGTCGAACCTATGTCTTTCGTCATGCAGCCAAGTATTACCGCAATAAAGGCTGCATAGACCAAGCTCTCCAACTACTAAAGGAGGCCTTGGCATCATCAGGTGAGTCTGGCTACCTGCATTTCCAAATAGGGCTCTGTTACAAGCAACAAATGATCCAACTGAAGACTGAGCCTGGTGAGCAGGGCAGCATGGAGGAAAAggcccaactggccatctctgaATTCCAGAAGACTGTGGATCTGAGGCCCACGTTTGAGATGGCTTATGTTTGCATGGCTGAAGTGCAGGCAGAAATTCGCCAATatgaagaagctgaggcaaaTTTCCAGATAGCGCTGAGCATGCCGAACCTTAGGGGGCACTTAAAGCAGGACATTCATTTCCGCTATGGCCGTTACCAGCTATTTCATCAAAAATCAGAGGACATGGCGATCACCCACTACTTAAAAGGTCTAAAAATAGAAGAACCGTCCTATGCCTGGAGGAAACTACTCATAGCTTTGGAGAAAGTGGCtgacaaaagaattaaaaaggaagTTCGACTTGTGGAGAGTGTCAGCCTCCTTGGGTTAGTCCACAAGCTGAAAGGAAACATGCAAGAGTCCCTAATGTACTATGAGAAGGCTCTGAGGCTCACTGGGGAGATGAACCCTGAGTTCTGA